One segment of Panicum virgatum strain AP13 chromosome 1K, P.virgatum_v5, whole genome shotgun sequence DNA contains the following:
- the LOC120653715 gene encoding protein ELC-like, whose amino-acid sequence MVASSLGLGGHTYLPYPQAACREIEHHHLSLSAAFPSSSFEATLSPFTHDDGRDAILVNAAGTLPVAGSHVSVWLVEAYPHAPPIVFMPVPGGSETARRPAYIDSSGAVTAPYLRHWRWPESDLVGLVQSLEVLVRLHHQPPMPQQSGEECATREVRRLDDAGTDTERALRALRDDKDRLEQELQMVSIKEAELRDAVAAERRAVEREAAEVALDRALQAGRLPLCR is encoded by the coding sequence ATGGTGGCGAGCTCGCTCGGTCTCGGCGGGCACACCTACCTCCCGTACCCGCAGGCCGCCTGCCGCGAGATCGAGCACCACCACCTCTCCCTCTCCGCGGCGTTCCCGTCCTCCTCCTTCGAGGCGACGCTGTCGCCGTTCACCCACGACGACGGCCGCGACGCCATCCTCGTCAACGCCGCCGGGACGCTCCCGGTCGCCGGTTCGCACGTGTCCGTGTGGCTCGTCGAGGCCTACCCGCATGCTCCTCCGATCGTCTTCATGCCGGTCCCTGGAGGCTCGGAGACGGCGCGCCGCCCGGCGTACATCGACAGCTCCGGCGCCGTGACGGCGCCCTACCTCCGGCACTGGCGCTGGCCGGAGTCGGACCTCGTCGGCCTGGTGCAGTCTCTCGAGGTCCTCGTCCGGCTGCACCATCAGCCACCAATGCCTCAACAGTCGGGGGAGGAGTGCGCCACCAGGGAAGTCCGGCGCCTCGACGACGCCGGCACGGACACGGAGAGGGCGCTCCGGGCGCTTCGAGATGATAAGGATCGCCTGGAGCAGGAGCTGCAGATGGTCTCGATCAAGGAGGCGGAGCTGCGGGACGCCgtcgcggcggagcggcgggcggtggaGAGGGAGGCAGCCGAGGTCGCCCTGGACCGGGCGCTGCAGGCGGGGCGCCTGCCGCTGTGCCGGTAG